A window of Nicotiana sylvestris chromosome 8, ASM39365v2, whole genome shotgun sequence genomic DNA:
CCCTCCCTGCTAACATGCGGTacttcaaaagaagaaagtaaTTTAGCCCCTCTGCTTGTGATATCAAAATAAGCTTATAACCTAATCATTTTTGGTAATTAAAAGCTAATTAGCTAACTGGTTCTCACTGCAAGGCCACCACCTTAAACCAAAACTTACCTTTACTGTTTGTAACTTAAGAAAGAACTGCCTGTTTGGCTGTTATCCCACTAGGAAAGATGATATAACTTAAAACTGCGGCTAAATGAATTGAAAGCTAATTCTTATGATCGTCCAATAATACTAACCAAGTTGCAACGGAAGTTTTCAAGAGCCAACTGATTGTGAATTGAGTAACAGGCAATGAAATGTGCAAAATCAGCAGCTTACGCGACCAAACTGCAGTGACAACCAAGCAAGATCTTCTGATGAATTCTTCTGACGGCTAAAGTATAACTGTATCTAAACGAGCATTCTACCCTAAAGCATAGAGGATGACCAATGAATTCCAGTAATGACTAATCAACAATGGACATTCTAAGTGGCCTAACTTCTTACTCAGATAGTGAGCAAAATATAGAGACCTGGTGCTGTTGTTGGATAGATGATTAGAGTTTATCAACATAAGATAGATGTTATGTGATGATTAATATTCTTAATACAGATACTTTATAAAAATTTGGTAAACTCCAGCCTTTAAACCCCCCTCCCCAAGGCCCTATCatgtttttttcttattttccccTTGTGACTCAAACTCTCAAGCTCTTGGTTGGAAGCGAAGGGTTTTATCACTTGAGTAACCCTTTCTTTCCTTCTCGAATGGAGATATCAAACAACTTGGGGTAAATTTAATAATTCTCTTCTCTCCTTTTAGTCTGCGGATATTACTTCCCATTATTTAACATACTTAACTAAATGGAGGAGATGATATGCTTAATTAGGTTCTCTAACTATTTGGGGGAGTAGATTTCAATTCCACTAGGTAATTATCAGTCTATACCTGAAATGGAAGTGTGTAAATTGAGAAGATATGAAATCCTCAAGAACTATCCTGCATGAGAAACTTTCATGTACCTCACATAAGGTTAACGTTTGGCATATTTCCTGTGTTTCTTGAGGTATCCATAAAAGATATGGCAAGGCAAAAGTAAGAGCGAAATTCAACATAGATAAGGAGATTTGGATAGAACCGTTCGGTAGAACCGTCAAATAATCACATTATGAAAAATGGTTTGCAGCCACTGAGAGTTTCAACTACTTTGGCGCCTTTTCAGTTTGTGATGGATAATCAGAAATGTTCATGTATTGATACCAGATACTTACTATTTGTAAGTGAAAATAGTTCATCTTCTTCTTGCCAGCCCATACATCCCAAATAAGAGTTATAAGATATTGCTGAGTATGTTACTTGCAGGTGTACTCTACCACAAGTTCAACTTCTGAATTTTGAAGTTGCCCCTGTTTTGATTTTACAAGTGAACCCAACCAGCGAAGACTGCACTGTGGAGATGTTGTCTTGCAAGGTAAGGCTCCCAAAGACTGCGTAGGTAATAAGCATAGATTGATTCTacctcaagtataatatccctgATTCTGGAAACATCGCCAACCTAAGGAAGCAGTATCTGTGATGTGCTGTTCAATGCCTCTTTCTTTGAGACCAAGAATCTTCCAAAGTTTCAATCACACTTGAAATGTTTCATGAGCTAGCTAAACGCATGGAAATGTTTAGTTGTCTGAAAATGATATTATGTTGTGTGATCACCAGTTAATATAATTGCTATGGGGATTAAAATATTCGCAGTTGCAGCTACTGCTTTTAATCTAGTTAGTACCATCGAAGAAGAATTTTATCTGGAGTGATATAGAGAGGAGGAGATAAAAGAGTGTAGTTAAGGGTTAATTTCCCGATGATTGAACAAGCAAGAGGACAGCTTTCTTCTGGACATTAGCTTCTCCCACGTTTAACTTAATAATTCTTCTTTGTAAATGAGTCTTGCATATATATTCATCAACCTTCCTTTCGAATACACGTAATTAACTAAAGGAAAAATAAAACCTGATAGCTTAAGATTAATCGCTAATATGTACAACCATCATCTGCTGAGATTCTACGTTTCTTAAATTAGTTATCGTTCAAGAAGTTGATATGTAAGTGCCTAATGTTCATTGCAGTTTGAGGGTTCTGATTTGGTAGAGCAGCAGAATGACCACTTTTCAGGTATATCAAAACAAGATTAGAGCATGACATTGTTATTAAATTGAACGAAAATGGGCTTTTGTAACATACTTAGAATTTATAATTACATGTTTACACATGCAACTTTTTTAACTTGCAGCATCAATGGTAAACCGTATAACGTGGGAAACAGTTGGATCTCAGCCTTTCCTAAATGTTGATGTGAAATTAAATATCTCTCTTGAGGTTATTCTCTCTCTCTTTCCTCAGAATGTTTTATGCTTATTCTCATGCCAAATTTCCTGTGAtagatgtcggaaaatttctcaGAAAGAAAAGGCTACCCTATTTTACATTATCACTTTAGCAGTACTGATTTTTCTTCTTAGAATTTCTCCAGGACAGTCTCAATCTGAATGTTGCAAGTGTTATTCTTCATTCTTAGTTTTGACAGCATCGCTTGCAAATAATATGATTACAGATGGAGTTGATATGGGGAACGGGAAGAGCCAAATTTATGATTTAAGTTCAATGGGTTTAACCTTAGTATTATGGGTTTAGACCTACTATTTATTGCAATTTTAGTGGATTTTATACATAAATTTATGTTCTGCGTTGAAAGTAATGGGTTCAGATGAACTCGGTGTCCGAGTGCTACATCCACCATTGGGAACAGATGAGGGATTAAAGGCTAAGTTGCTTTGACAGGACAGTTTAGGTGTTGCACCCTTGTCGATAAGACACTAGTATAGATATGGGTATGGGATCCGTACCGGATCTGGTCAAAcaattttgggtactttgaccacGATGGACGAAAAAAATTGAGACGAGATACAATTTGATTCCCTAAATCAGAACCAAAACTAGGGTAGCATGACCTTATCTAGAAAATTAATCCTTTACTTATCTACAGTTTGAGATTAAAAAAGAAATCCACAGTTTACAAGCTATACGTAAGTAGTACACAAAATTTCTCataattaagagatttttttatttttttcatttttctggaAACAAGCTCTCTATCCTccaaggtagggataaggtctgcgtatacactaccctcccaaAACCCCACGGTGTGgtataatactgggtatgttgttgtatttttttgaattatttttagccggATCCCCGCTCCCATCTCCGTACTAAGATCTGTATCCCACACACGTGTCAGACACCCGCACccgtgtccgagcaacttaggtTAAAGGAGTACAAAGTTGAAGGTAGACAGCATGAATATGCTCGTGCATGTTTACATACATGCAGCAAGGGATAAAGAGAACCACTTCCTTGTCCTAATACCCGACGTACAATATAAAACCTTTTCCTATACTAACCAGGAAAAATAAATGTTGCTCCTTCTTAGAATCATAGCTGCCTTTCAGTTCTCATTGCTTATTTACACCTTTGGAACAGTTGGGAAAAAGTACTTTTACCATGCCATCCATAAAACAGTCAGAAAGTAGAAGCCTTATTATCAAGAATGTTAGATTGATAGCACATAATACAGGGGTGGAGGAACAAGCCGAACTACGGGTTCGGCTAAACTCTGTAGCTTTTGCTCAAACAATCTATTTGGTGtttaaaattcatcaaatatGTACAAATGTTAAATTTAGAACCCCGTCATTAACACTTGAAGTCGTGTACTAAAATCTAGAACCCATAAGGTTGCAATCATGGCTCCGTCTCTGACATTATATGCGGGATATAACATGATTTGATGGGTTCTGAAATCTATCAATAATCTCCAGACTGTTGTCCCTCTCCAGAAAACCGAGGTCTAAATGTATTTGAATGAGTAGATTCTTTTAGTGAAACTTATTGTTAATCAGAGATATATTTCCTTTGAATCTCTACGACATTCCAGTACAATTATCATATTGACGAGAAAACTTTCTTGTATATTATGATCCTCTCAATGGAATTTGTCACCTTAGATTGTATTTGCAGATATATACCATGCCATTTACCATGCTGCCTACTTCTGCTGTTGAGAGTCCCGGTAACTTGTGAGTCTTTTGCTAACTTTGCTTTACTCTCTGTGATCACAAAGAGTTTTAGAAACAAAAATTGTAATGTAAATTAGATATTAACCAAACTCTGTTCATTGACGTGTGTTTTCCTGTACCTGGATTTTTCTTAGAGTAAGGACCATATTAAAGTAATGTAAATAATCGGAGTGTCATACAAGGTTTTTGCTCTGATTTAGACATGAAACCTTTTGCACCAAGCTTGGTCCATCTCATTTGAACCTAAATACATCTGCATGTTTCCATTTGCCAAGTTCTATCGATAATTCCTTCACTCCAGAAGTTAAGGTGATCATGATTAGTTAGCACAGACACTTTTTCTTGATCATTTCAGCATATAAATGAACATAGACGTCTTCATAGAGCCCTTACTTGCTGTAAGGGTGACAAATTCCCGCAATAAACTTTTCTTGGTATTGACCTCGTGGAACAGCCATTTCCATTGGATAGATTCCTTGTAAAAGTGCTTTATACAACATAGCTTAAACTTGATATTAAATGTCTTGATGATTCTTTTTATGGGACTTGTCGCTACGGACATCAGTTGAACAATCTTTATCATGTTGAAAACAAAGTTCTGCAGACAATCTAATAGTTTCAAAATGAAATGATATTTCAATCGTAAAAAATAGAAATGACCCTCACAATTTTTATACTCATTATACATCTTTAAGAATTCTAAAATACCTATTTCTGTAACTTTTGAATTTCATCTCAATCCTTATCACGAACTATGTTTCACACAGAATGATGCAGGCTTTAGTGGACAGGCTAGTACCGTTGCTTTTGCAACAACTGCTTCAAGATTATGACAACTGGGTTCAGCAACATCAGAAATCTCTGTCGTGAATCCAACTCCTTTATACCTGAGTAAGTTAACTACATTTATGGCTTGGTGAGGAAAATATAATGAAACTCCGTCTAGCTACAATACTCCATGTGAGCCCGTTTGCTCCATCCTTGGTGGGTAAGTTTAGCCACCCAGACAACTGTACTTGTGGGTTGTTGGCTTGTTGCAAGCTTTCAACTGGGTGGTGGACTAGTCTAGGTGCCCAAGCTGGTTCGAACATCAATCATATCTATAAAGTGTATGAAATTCCATACTTCCAAGGTCCAAGTGTAAGCTGCCTATTTGATGCTCATTTCTTTGTGCAAAATGTCAATCATCTTTAGTGATATCAATTCATTCAAGTCTGTCAGGTCGCCGGTGTCTGAAGTCATCGTAAGCTTGCTACATGCtaacttgttttcttttctttcaaaagcAGACCATGTTCTCCTCTGTTTAATCCTTCGCAAAAGGACCATTAACTGTATGGAGATTAGTGTTGGTAAGGGGATTAAGGAACAACAGCAACACATGTTCAACTCTAAGAATGTTGTTCATGGTAAATTAGAGTAGTAAAGGTTGCAACACATGCGATTTTTCTGGGGCTGCGGCTGACCGCTTATCTTGGCAACACAGCCCATATAGTTTGTCATACTAAAATTGAGATAAACCGATGGCAAAGTAATCGCCCTCATTAATAGAAGAGCTCATGCACATCAGTAAAATCTTCACAATTACttgtccaaaaaataaaaatagaagaacGGATGTGTATGCTAAAGCTAGTGCTAGACCTGTATGTATGCATATCTTCCATTCCTCGACGCCTTTAGCATAATATATTGGCCATTTCCGCTCGGAAAAGACCGAGCTTTAAGGTTTTTCAAATCAGTATTCGAAGCAACATGCTTGGGAAGGCAACGCAATCTAAATTCACCAGAAGGAAATAAATGCATACAAAGGCGAATCCAGGATATAGAGGCTCCGAGTGGCACTAATTTTGAATGTGGTCATGTTACAATTTACATTATCTAAAAGGGTATAAACTTAATCGGTCTATTTGAGTTTCGGTTCAGGTTATTCGTTTTTGGAGTTAATATAAACAAATCGGTCAAGCAAAAAGATTATGTAATAATTATGAAACTTGGAAAAAAGCATAAAAATTCAACTGGATTATGCATTTTGTACAAGAAAAAAGGCTCGATATCACTTTATATTTAGATACTTAGCAAAAACTTACACTAATAAGCACTCTAAACATTAAAACAGAATTAAGTTTACagatattttttaatttatattttttatgaaaattatcTCACTTGATATTATATGCAATTATCCTACTTTAGAGCAAtttgacaacaaaataaactttCATCATTGATTATAACAATACTTATCCTaaggattttttttaattattattttggttTCTGCTAATAGATTACCAGAGTTGTGGTCCTGAAAAGATAGttaattttcattatttattgaTAAATCACGGAGGAGTTAGAAAAGTGCAACAATGGGTTTTCTTTGAATAGATttgtgaaagaattttttttatatcttcctttaaatgcttaaaggaaagaaaaagacaaaagaaatttcaaaaaagaGCAATTAaggagagagaaagaagaaacaaaagaTCCTCTTGTAATTGCAGTTGTCTTAAATGCACCAAACAAACACCTTGAGATTTTTTATTACTGAGGGTGCCACTTAAATAATTTGTATAcattccttatatatatatatatatatatatatatatatatatatatatatatatatatatatgtatacatacatacTATTGTGTAGTCTCGGCTAAAATGTGCGGGTGGCGTAGCACCCCGTCCCTTACACATAGGTCCACCCCTGAATGCATATTGTAAAGGGGTTTTGGCACAGTTAcccataaaaacaaaaatatttaccCTTGTCTACCCATTTAtttttctacccataaactaattacatttcctaccatagtagtttttgtggggaattttttctttattctccaattcttttttatttctatgcttcttttcttttctttttttcttttttttcttttctccttttcttttttctcgttttcttcttatttttttcttttttcgttttctaatttcatttaatttctttttttatattcttttccttttcataatataatttcatttactgttttcactattttgtattattctttttttttatgttattactaaagaaaaatcaaattgtgtaccaattaaatgtagctaatacaataaaaaaatattaactaacatatgatactactatagtatatagctataccaacagggtatacaattgtacgcagagagttaaaaaaattaattcaattattaaactgaaataatattagttgtcaataaaattttcaaaaaaattctaaaaggatctaattgtaagagtatacCGTTACATTATATAACATactataattttattttatttttgcattttcaatttgCCCCCCACGCTGGGTAAAagcttaaagcaaattaaaagggaaaaggcaagtgaatttacGGGGTAATAAGTgtactattatagtatattgtatactattacaGCATACTGTTACAGTATATTgcatattattacagtatactataacaatatattgtataatagtatactgttgcagtataactatatactcATAGTATTTTGTATACTGTAGCGGTATACTGTTAGGTAAttgtgttcttcttcgattattACAATAATACTGTTACAGTATATTGTAAACTATAAtagtatattgttgttgtatagcTGTATACTCCTACAACATATTGTATACCGTACCAGTATACTATTGGGTAGGTGTGTTCTTCGATTTTCAGCTGAAAATTTcgatctcaatcacctcaaatcagctccaaatgctatcaaatttcagtatgaacttcCTGAAGGTATTATAAGTAATATTTAACAGCACCCACTTTGAATCAATcaaaatcttcaaaataaaaattttaagcgAAGGTAAGAGCACGAGCTAGGGAAAGAACAATCAAGAAAAGTGGAGCATAATTGAAACTAGCCATTTTCGTTAGTGGAACAGGATTGATCCACATAATCTTCGTTAATTTGAGCGTTGGTAATAAGAAGGTCAAAATCTTTACCCCTACCAAAATGCTTGGattcaaatatttttaatttCAAATTCCCAACAAAAATAAATTGATGAAGAATTGGAATTGAATCATAATCTTTAGCACTTTTATACTTCAAATATACAGCCATGATTGAATTCTTTTTCCTAGAAAAAAGAAATCAAGAACAATAATAACAAAGATGTCATGTTGTCAAGAATACGATAGGCCTAGTTCAAAATATTGAAATACAAATAGAATCGATACAGAGTTGAACCAAAATAACACCAAACAGATTCACAGAATCGTATCAGCTAATTCTCTTGACGAACTCACAATTCTTCAACAGgcttcagtcagcactagggtttcaATTTGGACCCAGCACGAACAATAACCAATTCAAATTCATAGACAGAAAACGCCGAGAGTTTAGATGGATGAAATTGAATCAAAGCATTGATTCTTCAAACGTACGCACAACAGGGAACACGAGTGAAACTACATGTGGATCAATATGTGCCCTCGTCCAAATTCTCAGTGTTGAAAGAAGAGCTATTttaatagaataaataaataatcgggtaaatagtttgggccgCATGGGTAGAAGTAGTTAATAGTTTGGATCTGAGTATTAAAGGATAAATAGTTTGGAATTAatgggtataaagtgagattACCCCTTCTGTAAATGGGCGTGTGGACCTTACCTCATAAGGAAGCCCACTGTAGCACACCCTCCCAAACAGGAAATCATAAAAGAGTTAAAAGAATGGCAATAGAAGAGGAATCATTACTTATGGTTAGCCCCAAGGTTTCACATATTGATTTTGATGATAACAAATCAACGTAAGTTTTAATCAAAGAACATTTAGTAGTGATAAATTTTTGCACGGGTTTATTTAGTAGAAAAAGATTTGGTTGGACTTTGGTTATAGAAGAAATAATGACATCAAAGAGTTGAATGGAAATCTATGAACAAGAATAGAAGTCTTGCAATTAAGGAAATAAGCAAGGATGGAAAGGGGACAAGTCtgttgaaaatcaaggaagaagaaatcacaaaggaATCTGGAACGAGACTACAAGGAAGTGCTTTTATTAAGGATTTCTAGCTTGCTAAAACCTTG
This region includes:
- the LOC104240387 gene encoding uncharacterized protein isoform X2 translates to MRVIQTAGSNYSFLLQQCSFSRKRIGVVEVIKSNLSDSDAKRANLSARKKERIKLPKHDGIGGDNISFHISEFLSHKSGVEAMLNKRALQSFESIDSNMYRCTLPQVQLLNFEVAPVLILQVNPTSEDCTVEMLSCKFEGSDLVEQQNDHFSASMVNRITWETVGSQPFLNVDVKLNISLENDAGFSGQASTVAFATTASRL
- the LOC104240387 gene encoding uncharacterized protein isoform X1; its protein translation is MRVIQTAGSNYSFLLQQCSFSRKRIGVVEVIKSNLSDSDAKRANLSARKKERIKLPKHDGIGGDNISFHISEFLSHKSGVEAMLNKRALQSFESIDSNMYRCTLPQVQLLNFEVAPVLILQVNPTSEDCTVEMLSCKFEGSDLVEQQNDHFSASMVNRITWETVGSQPFLNVDVKLNISLEIYTMPFTMLPTSAVESPGNLMMQALVDRLVPLLLQQLLQDYDNWVQQHQKSLS